In a single window of the Ardenticatenales bacterium genome:
- a CDS encoding undecaprenyl-diphosphate phosphatase, whose protein sequence is MNWLEAILLGFVQGATEFLPVSSSGHLLLVPALFRLPEPNLTLISIAHAGTLLAVLIYFRQDIWHIILGFLRALWQRRPMGTLEARLGWFILVGSLPAAIAGITLESFFDAIFGQPTYAAVFLMVTAVLLVLGERAFSGRKGLAEMGWLDAIIIGLAQMFAILPGISRSGSTITAGLARGLDRATAARYSFLLGTPAIAGAGLLALLDLRHAPDLGNQIPLLLLTFATAAIVGYACIHLLLRWLRQRSLYGFAAYCAAFSLVYLLVAWLR, encoded by the coding sequence ATGAACTGGTTAGAAGCAATTTTGTTGGGGTTTGTACAGGGCGCGACGGAGTTTTTGCCGGTGTCCAGTTCGGGACATTTGCTGCTGGTTCCCGCGCTTTTCCGCCTGCCGGAGCCGAATCTGACGCTCATTTCCATCGCTCATGCCGGCACGCTCCTGGCCGTCCTCATCTACTTCCGCCAGGACATCTGGCACATCATCCTCGGCTTTTTGCGCGCCCTGTGGCAGCGCCGGCCCATGGGAACGCTGGAAGCGCGGCTGGGCTGGTTCATCCTCGTCGGCTCGCTGCCCGCGGCGATTGCCGGCATCACCCTGGAAAGCTTTTTCGACGCCATCTTCGGCCAGCCCACCTACGCCGCCGTCTTCCTTATGGTGACGGCGGTCCTGCTCGTGCTCGGCGAACGCGCATTCTCCGGGCGCAAAGGTTTGGCGGAAATGGGCTGGTTGGACGCCATCATCATCGGTCTGGCGCAGATGTTCGCCATTTTGCCCGGCATCTCACGCAGCGGCAGCACCATCACCGCCGGTCTGGCGCGGGGGCTGGATCGGGCCACGGCGGCGCGCTACAGCTTCCTGTTGGGCACGCCTGCGATCGCCGGGGCCGGGCTGCTGGCGCTGCTAGACCTGCGACACGCGCCCGACCTCGGCAACCAGATTCCCCTCCTCCTGCTCACGTTCGCCACCGCCGCCATCGTCGGTTACGCCTGCATTCACCTGCTGCTGCGCTGGCTGCGGCAGCGCAGTCTGTACGGCTTCGCCGCCTACTGCGCCGCCTTCAGCCTCGTTTACCTGCTGGTGGCATGGCTGCGCTGA
- a CDS encoding HAMP domain-containing protein, with amino-acid sequence MFNRLWIKLTAAILLVVIVGVSVVALLSNRVTTTGFQQFVNESQFDDLAQRLAGYYRQQGNWSGVEFLLVAERSGGGVAYRLLDASGQVVASAGAGRGRAMSGMTQVAMLPIGVDGRVVGTLFVLDAGNAGTGQSNMNQLNLHATAFLQSVNRALLWGGLAAVGLALLLGVWLSQRLTRPLRQLTQATHRLAAGDLSQSVGVDSADEIGELASSFNRMAQSLAAADRQRQQMLADVAHELRTPLSVMRGHLEGMLDGVFAPTPENLTLVHEETIRLGRLVDELRTLSLAEAGQLPLEKTPLDVALLLQQAYAAFVPLAEAEGVQLSLDLPAASVPPVLADRARMQQVLGNLLANALRFAPRGSSGAPQVTLGAMVGAEGARVFVRDNGPGLTEEAQARVFDRFWRADSARSRAMGGNGGNGAGSGLGLSICRGIIHAHGGRIWVASQPGAGTTFWFMLPLVAANGEPVS; translated from the coding sequence GTGTTCAATCGCCTGTGGATCAAGTTGACGGCGGCCATCTTGCTGGTCGTGATCGTTGGCGTTTCCGTGGTGGCCCTGCTCTCCAATCGCGTCACCACGACCGGGTTCCAGCAGTTTGTAAACGAGTCCCAGTTTGACGATCTGGCGCAGCGCCTCGCCGGCTACTATCGTCAACAGGGAAACTGGTCCGGCGTGGAATTCTTGTTGGTGGCGGAGCGTAGTGGTGGGGGCGTCGCCTATCGCTTGTTGGATGCGTCCGGGCAGGTGGTGGCTTCCGCCGGAGCCGGGCGCGGACGGGCGATGAGCGGCATGACGCAGGTGGCTATGCTGCCCATCGGGGTGGATGGTCGGGTTGTGGGGACGCTGTTTGTGCTGGATGCCGGCAATGCCGGCACAGGCCAAAGCAACATGAACCAACTAAACCTGCACGCCACCGCCTTTCTGCAATCCGTGAACCGGGCGTTGCTGTGGGGCGGGCTGGCGGCGGTCGGATTGGCGCTGCTGTTGGGCGTCTGGCTGTCGCAGCGATTGACGCGCCCCCTACGGCAGTTGACGCAGGCCACGCACCGCCTGGCCGCGGGCGACCTGAGCCAATCGGTGGGCGTGGACAGTGCGGACGAGATCGGGGAACTGGCATCCAGCTTCAACCGGATGGCCCAATCGCTGGCGGCGGCGGACCGGCAGCGGCAGCAGATGTTGGCGGACGTGGCCCACGAACTGCGCACGCCGCTGAGCGTGATGCGCGGCCACCTGGAGGGGATGCTGGACGGCGTTTTCGCGCCCACCCCGGAGAATCTGACTCTGGTACACGAGGAGACGATCCGGCTGGGGCGGCTGGTGGACGAATTGCGCACGCTCTCGCTGGCGGAGGCGGGGCAACTTCCCCTGGAGAAGACGCCGCTGGACGTGGCGCTGTTGCTGCAACAGGCGTATGCCGCCTTCGTGCCGCTGGCGGAGGCGGAAGGCGTGCAATTGTCGCTGGACCTGCCGGCCGCGAGCGTGCCGCCCGTGCTGGCGGACCGGGCGCGGATGCAGCAGGTGTTGGGCAATCTGCTGGCAAATGCGCTGCGCTTTGCGCCGCGAGGCAGCAGCGGCGCGCCGCAGGTGACGCTGGGGGCAATGGTGGGCGCGGAAGGCGCGCGCGTGTTTGTGCGCGACAATGGGCCGGGTCTGACGGAAGAGGCGCAGGCGCGCGTCTTTGACCGCTTCTGGCGCGCCGATTCCGCCCGCAGCCGCGCGATGGGGGGCAACGGCGGCAATGGGGCCGGCTCCGGCCTCGGCCTCAGCATCTGCCGCGGCATCATCCACGCGCACGGGGGGCGCATCTGGGTGGCGAGCCAGCCCGGCGCGGGCACGACCTTCTGGTTTATGCTGCCACTTGTCGCGGCAAATGGGGAACCGGTGTCTTAA
- a CDS encoding response regulator transcription factor has translation MTKLILVVDDEPKLTNLVRGYLEQEGYQVITAHDGRAALFAARDHQPDLIVLDLMMPEMDGWSFLRQHRQERNTPIIMLTARVDDVDKIMGLEMGADDYLTKPFSPRELVARVRAVLRRAQPAAEPESPLLRAGDLLLDPTAYEVTLAGEPVTLTRMEFDLLHALMSHPGRAFSRLELLERTQGFAYDGYERTIDVHIKNLRKKIEPESGSPRYILTVFGVGYRFARDEAGA, from the coding sequence ATGACCAAACTCATTCTTGTCGTTGACGACGAACCAAAACTGACCAACCTCGTGCGCGGCTACCTGGAACAAGAAGGGTACCAGGTGATTACGGCGCACGATGGTCGCGCCGCCCTCTTTGCCGCCCGCGACCACCAACCCGACCTGATTGTGCTCGACTTGATGATGCCGGAGATGGATGGCTGGTCCTTTTTGCGGCAGCACCGCCAGGAACGCAACACGCCCATCATCATGCTCACCGCGCGCGTGGACGACGTGGACAAAATCATGGGGCTGGAAATGGGCGCGGACGATTACCTGACCAAGCCGTTTAGCCCGCGCGAGTTGGTTGCCCGGGTGCGCGCCGTGCTGCGACGCGCCCAACCGGCGGCAGAGCCGGAGTCGCCCCTACTGCGCGCCGGCGATCTGCTGCTGGACCCCACCGCCTACGAAGTGACGCTGGCGGGCGAACCCGTGACGCTCACACGCATGGAGTTCGACCTGCTGCACGCCCTCATGAGCCACCCCGGACGCGCCTTCAGCCGCCTGGAGTTGCTGGAACGGACGCAGGGCTTCGCCTACGATGGCTACGAGCGCACTATTGACGTGCACATCAAGAACCTGCGCAAGAAAATTGAGCCAGAATCCGGCAGCCCGCGCTACATCCTCACCGTTTTTGGCGTCGGCTACCGTTTCGCGCGGGACGAAGCAGGAGCATAA
- a CDS encoding SET domain-containing protein-lysine N-methyltransferase — protein sequence MTTNFISAKLEARPNPEKGVFGLFAREHVAAGELLLVWGGRVVGVEELRTLSPRQQAHSVQVEEDLYLVGFANDEPDAGDYINHSCEPNAGLRGQIAVVAMRNIEANEEICFDYAMSDGSPYDEFVCACGQAGCRGVVRGTDWQRPELQARYAGYFSPYLQRRIAALKEN from the coding sequence ATGACAACGAACTTCATATCGGCGAAGCTGGAAGCGCGCCCTAACCCGGAAAAGGGGGTTTTCGGCCTGTTTGCGCGGGAGCATGTGGCGGCGGGCGAACTGCTGCTGGTTTGGGGCGGGCGTGTGGTAGGCGTGGAGGAATTGCGCACGTTGTCGCCACGGCAGCAGGCGCACAGCGTCCAGGTTGAGGAAGATTTGTATCTGGTCGGATTCGCCAATGACGAGCCAGACGCAGGGGACTACATCAACCATAGCTGCGAGCCAAACGCGGGGCTGCGGGGGCAAATCGCGGTGGTGGCGATGCGGAACATTGAGGCGAATGAAGAGATTTGTTTCGACTATGCGATGAGCGATGGCAGCCCGTATGATGAGTTTGTGTGCGCCTGCGGGCAGGCGGGTTGCCGCGGCGTGGTGCGGGGCACGGATTGGCAACGGCCAGAGTTGCAGGCGCGTTACGCGGGCTATTTTTCGCCCTATTTGCAGCGGCGCATTGCGGCGCTCAAGGAAAATTAG
- the tgt gene encoding tRNA guanosine(34) transglycosylase Tgt, translating into MFEFEILAKDAGTNARAGIFHTPHGPIPTPVFAPVGTQATVKALRPRDLRELGATLILSNTYHLYLRPGDELIAGMGGLHRFMNWDGPILTDSGGFQVFSLSDTRTIDDDGVTFKSHLDGSRHRFTPEKSIAIQENLGADIIMAFDECPPPTDRAAVEAALRRTHAWAERCRAAKKRDDQALFGIVQGGIFADLRAASAAAITALDLPGYAIGGLAVGETKAEMYRVLDGLHPLLPTDKPRYLMGVGAPEDLVNGVIRGVDIFDCVLPTRIARNGAAFVPGGRINLRNAQYRQDPAPLLEGCGCYACAHFSRAYLRHLVQANEILGHILLTTHNVHFLLNLMRDLRQAIMAGESARFAADFLSAYPTPQDPVS; encoded by the coding sequence ATGTTTGAATTTGAGATTCTGGCGAAAGATGCCGGCACAAACGCACGTGCCGGCATTTTCCACACCCCCCACGGCCCCATCCCCACCCCCGTCTTCGCCCCCGTGGGCACACAGGCCACCGTCAAAGCCCTGCGTCCCCGCGACCTGCGCGAACTCGGTGCCACCCTCATTCTCAGCAACACCTACCACCTCTATCTGCGTCCTGGCGACGAGCTAATTGCCGGCATGGGCGGCCTACACCGCTTCATGAACTGGGACGGCCCCATCCTCACCGACAGCGGCGGCTTCCAGGTCTTCAGCCTCAGCGACACCCGCACCATTGACGACGACGGCGTCACCTTCAAATCCCACCTGGACGGCTCCCGCCACCGCTTCACCCCCGAAAAAAGCATCGCCATCCAGGAAAACCTGGGCGCGGACATCATCATGGCCTTCGACGAATGCCCCCCGCCCACCGACCGCGCCGCCGTGGAAGCCGCCCTCCGTCGCACCCACGCCTGGGCCGAACGCTGCCGGGCCGCCAAAAAACGGGACGACCAGGCACTTTTCGGCATCGTCCAGGGCGGCATCTTCGCCGATTTGCGCGCCGCCAGCGCCGCCGCCATCACCGCGCTAGACTTGCCCGGCTACGCCATCGGCGGGCTGGCCGTAGGCGAGACAAAAGCGGAAATGTACCGGGTGCTGGACGGACTACACCCGCTGCTGCCCACCGACAAACCGCGCTACCTCATGGGTGTGGGCGCGCCGGAAGACCTGGTCAACGGCGTCATTCGCGGCGTGGACATCTTCGACTGCGTGCTGCCCACGCGCATCGCCCGCAACGGAGCCGCGTTCGTCCCTGGCGGGCGCATCAACCTGCGCAACGCGCAGTACCGCCAGGACCCCGCGCCGCTGCTGGAAGGCTGCGGCTGCTACGCCTGCGCCCACTTTAGCCGCGCTTATCTGCGCCATCTTGTGCAGGCGAACGAAATCCTGGGCCACATCCTGCTCACCACGCACAACGTCCACTTCCTGCTCAACCTGATGCGCGACTTGCGGCAGGCCATCATGGCGGGAGAATCCGCGCGCTTTGCCGCCGATTTCCTCTCCGCGTATCCAACACCGCAAGACCCGGTTTCTTAA